TCGAAGGCTCGCAGGATTACGTCGCCACCCCCGACCTGATGCTCGCGGTCAACGCCGCGATCCGCCTGCAGCGCCCGCTGCTGATCAAGGGCGAGCCCGGCACCGGCAAGACCATGCTCGCCGAGGAGGTGGCCGCCGCCCTCGGTCTGCCGCTGCTGCAATGGCACATCAAGTCCACCACCAAGGCGCAGCAGGGCCTGTACGAGTACGACGCGGTGTCGCGCCTGCGCGACTCGCAGCTCGGCGACGACCGCGTCAAGGACATCGCCAACTACATCGTCAAGGGTGTGCTGTGGCAGGCCTTCGAGGCCGAGCAGCCGACCGTGGTGCTGATCGACGAGATCGACAAGGCCGACATCGAATTCCCCAACGACCTGCTGCGCGAGCTCGACCGCATGGAGTTCCATGTGTACGAGACGCGGCAGACCGTGCAGGCGCGCCACCGCCCGATCGTGTTCATCACCTCGAACAACGAGAAGGAGCTGCCCGACGCCTTCCTGCGCCGCTGCTTCTTCCACTACATCCGCTTCCCGGACCGCGACACGATGCAGCGCATCGTCGACGTGCATTTCCCCGGGCTGAAGAAGGCGCTGCTGACCGAGGCGCTGGAGGTCTTCTTCGGTCTGCGCGACATCCCCGGCCTGAAGAAGAAGCCGTCCACGTCCGAACTCATCGACTGGCTCAAGCTGCTGGTGGCCGAGGACATCCCGCCCGAGGCGCTGCGCAGCGCCGACGGCAAGGCCGCGATTCCGCCGCTGCACGGCGCGCTGCTGAAGAACGAGCAGGACATGCACCTGTTCGAGCGCCTGGTCTTCAT
This genomic stretch from Thauera sp. GDN1 harbors:
- a CDS encoding MoxR family ATPase, with the translated sequence MSDLRFEGSQDYVATPDLMLAVNAAIRLQRPLLIKGEPGTGKTMLAEEVAAALGLPLLQWHIKSTTKAQQGLYEYDAVSRLRDSQLGDDRVKDIANYIVKGVLWQAFEAEQPTVVLIDEIDKADIEFPNDLLRELDRMEFHVYETRQTVQARHRPIVFITSNNEKELPDAFLRRCFFHYIRFPDRDTMQRIVDVHFPGLKKALLTEALEVFFGLRDIPGLKKKPSTSELIDWLKLLVAEDIPPEALRSADGKAAIPPLHGALLKNEQDMHLFERLVFMARNNR